In Pollutimonas sp. M17, a single genomic region encodes these proteins:
- a CDS encoding Bax inhibitor-1/YccA family protein: MSDFRQPLADANGYASASSLTVRNRVMRNTYWLLALSLIPTVLGALVGLNTGINQVMGSSPGTSAIVFLVGAFGLMYMIERNKNSSVGVALLLAFTFFMGIMLSRLLGHVMGLANGSQLIMMAFGGTAVVFGAMASVATTSKRDFSTMHKFLFIGVVILIVASLANIFLQLPALMLTISVMAIAIFSALLLVDLQRVINGGETNYVTATLAIYLDVYNIFANLLMLLGIFGGDRE, from the coding sequence ATGAGCGACTTCCGTCAACCTCTCGCAGACGCCAACGGCTACGCCTCCGCATCATCGCTGACGGTACGCAACCGCGTCATGCGCAATACTTATTGGCTGCTGGCCCTTTCGCTGATACCCACCGTGCTGGGCGCGCTGGTCGGCCTGAATACCGGCATCAACCAGGTCATGGGCAGCAGCCCCGGCACCAGCGCCATCGTCTTCCTGGTGGGCGCATTCGGCCTTATGTACATGATCGAACGCAACAAGAACAGCTCGGTGGGCGTCGCCCTGCTGCTGGCCTTCACCTTCTTCATGGGCATCATGCTGTCGCGTCTGCTGGGCCACGTCATGGGGCTGGCCAACGGGTCGCAGCTCATCATGATGGCCTTCGGCGGCACAGCCGTGGTGTTCGGCGCCATGGCCAGCGTGGCCACGACCAGCAAGCGCGACTTTTCCACCATGCACAAATTCCTGTTCATCGGTGTCGTCATTCTCATCGTCGCATCGCTGGCCAATATCTTCCTGCAGCTGCCCGCGCTCATGCTGACCATTTCGGTCATGGCCATCGCCATCTTCTCGGCCTTGCTGCTGGTCGACCTGCAACGCGTCATCAATGGCGGCGAAACCAACTACGTCACCGCCACCCTGGCCATCTACCTGGACGTCTACAACATTTTCGCCAACCTGCTGATGCTGCTGGGCATCTTCGGCGGCGACCGCGAATAA
- the lepB gene encoding signal peptidase I, which translates to MSWDFALILFLLLVLTGVVWCLDFFYLRARRRANGVAAMAAAEPAVAGLTAAEALRVRQEAYDNANRAPWWVEYCVSFFPVILFVFALRSFVVEPFRIPSGSMLPTLQNGDLILVNKFQYGIRLPVIDKKIIDIGSPRRGDVMVFRYPVDPDVDYIKRVVGLPGDVVQYQNKVLTINGQPIAHERDGDYFEPDRSAYVGRYAEQLGPVKHDILLNKQAAQDYMAISDYPFRQNCEYLGNGVRCTVPPGHYFMMGDNRDNSLDSRYWGFVPDEYIVGRAFFIWMNFSSPSRIGGFR; encoded by the coding sequence ATGAGCTGGGATTTCGCCCTTATCTTATTTTTGCTGCTGGTCCTGACGGGCGTCGTCTGGTGTCTCGATTTCTTCTATTTGCGCGCCAGGCGCCGGGCCAATGGCGTCGCGGCCATGGCGGCCGCCGAACCGGCGGTTGCGGGCCTGACCGCGGCCGAGGCGCTGCGGGTGCGCCAGGAGGCCTACGACAATGCCAACCGGGCGCCGTGGTGGGTCGAGTACTGCGTCAGCTTCTTTCCCGTCATCCTGTTCGTGTTCGCCCTGCGCTCCTTCGTGGTCGAGCCCTTCCGCATTCCGTCGGGCTCCATGCTGCCCACCTTGCAGAACGGCGACCTGATCCTGGTCAACAAATTCCAGTACGGCATACGCCTGCCCGTCATCGACAAGAAGATCATCGACATCGGCTCGCCGCGCCGGGGCGACGTCATGGTCTTCCGTTATCCGGTGGACCCGGACGTCGACTACATCAAGCGGGTGGTGGGCCTGCCGGGCGACGTCGTGCAATACCAGAACAAGGTGCTGACCATCAACGGCCAGCCGATCGCCCACGAGCGCGATGGCGATTACTTCGAGCCGGACCGCTCCGCCTATGTGGGGCGCTATGCCGAACAGCTGGGGCCGGTCAAGCACGACATCCTGCTGAACAAGCAGGCGGCGCAGGACTACATGGCCATTTCCGATTATCCCTTCCGCCAGAACTGCGAATACCTGGGCAACGGCGTGCGCTGCACCGTGCCGCCGGGCCATTATTTCATGATGGGCGACAATCGCGACAACAGCCTGGACAGCCGCTATTGGGGCTTCGTGCCCGACGAATACATCGTCGGCCGGGCCTTCTTCATCTGGATGAACTTCAGCTCGCCCAGCCGCATAGGCGGGTTCCGCTAA
- a CDS encoding PIN domain-containing protein, with amino-acid sequence MNVLPETIVLDTCVLISNVLRRALLHLAAQGCFELAWSPVIGDEWRRNAARLWGVSADDVQEQWDALQLAFPLADQGDVTEFKSGLKRSDPKDWHVVAAGRAVLARRPQGGVAIVTRNIRDFNRSELRGLGLELLDPDQLLLCCWQDHPGMMSDLLRKLPDYALAPGRDAETVEAILRRERLFRLNRLCLCPA; translated from the coding sequence TTGAACGTTTTGCCTGAAACCATCGTGCTGGATACCTGCGTCCTGATCTCCAATGTCTTGCGCCGGGCATTGCTGCACCTGGCCGCCCAAGGCTGTTTTGAATTGGCATGGAGCCCGGTCATTGGCGACGAATGGCGGCGCAATGCGGCGCGTCTGTGGGGTGTTTCCGCCGATGATGTTCAGGAACAATGGGATGCCTTGCAACTGGCCTTCCCGCTGGCGGACCAGGGCGATGTCACCGAATTCAAATCGGGCCTGAAGCGCAGCGACCCCAAGGACTGGCACGTGGTCGCGGCCGGCCGGGCGGTGTTGGCGCGGCGGCCGCAGGGCGGCGTCGCCATCGTTACACGCAACATCAGGGACTTCAATCGATCCGAACTGCGCGGCCTTGGGCTGGAGCTGCTGGACCCAGATCAATTGCTGCTTTGCTGCTGGCAGGATCACCCCGGCATGATGTCGGACCTGCTTCGCAAGCTGCCCGATTATGCCCTGGCCCCGGGCCGGGATGCGGAGACGGTAGAGGCCATACTCCGGCGCGAACGTCTTTTTAGGTTGAACAGGCTTTGTCTATGTCCAGCATGA
- the rnc gene encoding ribonuclease III, which yields MAGLASLQAALGHQFNDASLLEQALTHRSHSAHHNERLEFLGDSVLNFVVAALLFKRFAKIDEGDLSRLRANLVKQASLADIATRLSLSQYLRLGEGELKSGGFRRPSILADALEALFGAVFLDGGFEAAQKVIAQQYEPVLVNVDPKTLGKDPKTLLQELLQARKLDLPLYTVVATHGAAHNQMFEVECQIPKLDIKVAAAGSSRRAAEQSAAEQAIAAIGALVPAKGSRSGRARKSTQLSLPVAVSQENK from the coding sequence ATGGCCGGCCTGGCTTCCTTGCAGGCGGCGCTGGGCCATCAGTTCAATGATGCGTCCCTGCTGGAACAAGCGCTGACGCATCGCAGCCATAGCGCGCATCACAACGAGCGCCTGGAATTCCTGGGCGACTCGGTCCTCAATTTCGTGGTGGCCGCCTTGCTGTTCAAGCGGTTCGCCAAGATCGACGAGGGCGATCTGTCGCGCCTGCGCGCCAACCTGGTCAAGCAGGCATCGCTGGCCGACATCGCCACCCGGCTGTCCCTGTCGCAGTATCTGCGCCTGGGCGAAGGGGAGCTGAAAAGCGGCGGATTCCGCCGTCCGTCCATCCTGGCCGACGCGCTTGAAGCGCTGTTCGGCGCCGTCTTCCTGGACGGGGGCTTCGAGGCGGCCCAGAAAGTCATCGCCCAGCAGTACGAGCCGGTGCTGGTCAACGTCGATCCCAAGACGCTGGGCAAGGATCCGAAAACGCTGCTGCAGGAACTCCTGCAGGCGCGCAAGCTGGATCTGCCCCTGTATACGGTCGTAGCCACGCACGGCGCGGCGCACAACCAGATGTTCGAAGTCGAGTGCCAGATTCCCAAGCTCGACATCAAGGTGGCGGCGGCCGGCTCCAGCCGGCGCGCGGCCGAACAGTCGGCGGCCGAGCAGGCGATTGCGGCCATAGGCGCGCTGGTTCCGGCCAAGGGCTCGCGCTCGGGCCGAGCCCGCAAGTCGACCCAGCTTTCACTGCCTGTCGCGGTCTCCCAGGAGAACAAATGA
- a CDS encoding DNA polymerase III subunit chi → MSRVDFAFGATDRLRMACEVVRKHYLAGRPLLVYTQDKQRLARFDRLLWGFDPEAFVPHVQADDPLAAQTLVLLTDTSPVPAPNREPGPPPWLINLDLQCPPGAERFERILEIVSGHEDDKNAARQRWREYQQAGHDLHAHDVSPKDTGA, encoded by the coding sequence ATGAGCCGGGTGGATTTCGCATTCGGTGCCACAGACCGCCTGCGCATGGCATGCGAAGTGGTGCGCAAGCACTATCTGGCGGGCCGCCCCCTGCTGGTCTATACCCAGGACAAGCAAAGACTGGCCCGCTTCGATCGCCTTCTGTGGGGTTTCGATCCCGAGGCCTTCGTGCCCCATGTCCAGGCCGACGACCCCCTGGCCGCGCAGACCCTGGTGCTGCTCACCGACACCTCGCCCGTGCCCGCGCCCAATCGTGAACCCGGACCGCCGCCCTGGCTGATCAACCTGGACCTGCAATGTCCGCCGGGGGCGGAGCGCTTCGAGCGCATACTGGAAATCGTCTCGGGCCACGAAGACGACAAAAACGCCGCGCGCCAGCGTTGGCGCGAATACCAGCAAGCCGGCCACGACCTGCATGCGCACGACGTCTCGCCAAAAGATACAGGCGCATAA
- a CDS encoding Do family serine endopeptidase: protein MLSAYLGNGKVKRLIACASASLLVACAAIGGVGNAQTASAPTLSVPDFTQVVAKTEGSVVNIRTTEAVPMRNPAMGPNSNDPYEMFRWFFGPDFMPPGAPGPRQRNTPPAPEQERTVPRGVGSGFIISEDGYILTNNHVVAKSNGIFVTLTSGKEYKAKIIGTDPRTDVALIKIDAEGLVPLPIGDSTKLKKGQWVLAIGSPFGLDSTVTSGIVSAINRDTGDYLPFIQTDVAVNPGNSGGPLIDLAGQVVGVNSQIISQSGGFMGISLAIPIDEVMRVVEQLKEHGKVTRGRIGVQIGPVSDDVAKAIGLEGAKGAMVSNVEQGGPAAQAGVRPGDVIVKFEGKDISHMTDLPRIVGATKPGKRVDMEVWRKGKTHTLHVKVGEMPDADSEGETAKPAEPKAAPADILGLKVTEVDDAARGKLDIKGGVQVVQADGPAAAAGLAAGDVIVTINDVDITGPQQYAKVVSGLDKSRAAALLVVRGDQSQWITVTPGK, encoded by the coding sequence ATGCTTTCTGCTTATCTAGGAAATGGCAAGGTAAAACGCTTGATTGCCTGCGCGTCGGCCAGCTTGCTGGTCGCCTGCGCGGCCATCGGCGGAGTCGGCAACGCGCAGACCGCGTCCGCCCCCACATTGTCGGTACCCGATTTCACCCAGGTGGTCGCCAAGACCGAAGGATCGGTCGTCAATATCCGCACCACCGAAGCCGTGCCCATGCGCAACCCCGCCATGGGTCCGAACAGCAACGATCCCTACGAGATGTTCCGCTGGTTCTTCGGGCCCGATTTCATGCCTCCGGGCGCGCCCGGCCCGCGCCAGCGCAACACCCCGCCGGCGCCCGAACAGGAGCGCACGGTGCCCCGAGGCGTCGGTTCCGGCTTCATAATTTCCGAAGACGGCTACATCCTGACCAATAATCACGTGGTCGCCAAGTCCAACGGCATCTTCGTCACGCTGACCTCGGGCAAGGAATACAAGGCCAAGATCATAGGCACCGATCCGCGCACCGACGTGGCGCTCATCAAGATCGACGCCGAAGGCCTGGTGCCGCTGCCCATCGGCGACTCGACCAAGCTCAAGAAAGGGCAGTGGGTGCTGGCCATCGGCTCGCCTTTCGGGCTGGATTCCACGGTCACTTCGGGCATCGTCAGCGCCATCAATCGCGATACCGGCGACTACCTGCCCTTCATCCAGACCGATGTGGCGGTCAATCCCGGCAACTCGGGCGGCCCGCTGATCGACCTGGCCGGCCAGGTCGTGGGGGTCAATTCGCAGATCATTTCTCAGAGCGGCGGCTTCATGGGCATTTCCCTGGCCATCCCCATCGATGAGGTCATGCGCGTCGTGGAGCAGCTCAAAGAGCACGGCAAGGTCACGCGCGGCCGCATCGGCGTGCAGATCGGCCCCGTTTCCGACGACGTTGCCAAAGCCATCGGCCTGGAAGGCGCCAAGGGCGCCATGGTCAGCAACGTCGAGCAGGGCGGTCCGGCGGCGCAAGCCGGCGTGCGCCCAGGTGACGTCATCGTCAAGTTCGAGGGCAAGGACATCAGCCACATGACCGACCTGCCGCGCATCGTTGGCGCCACCAAGCCGGGCAAGCGGGTCGACATGGAAGTCTGGCGCAAGGGCAAGACGCACACCCTGCATGTCAAGGTCGGCGAGATGCCCGACGCCGACAGCGAAGGAGAAACCGCCAAGCCGGCCGAACCGAAGGCCGCGCCGGCCGACATCCTGGGGCTGAAGGTCACCGAAGTGGATGATGCGGCGCGCGGCAAGCTCGACATCAAGGGCGGCGTACAGGTAGTGCAGGCCGATGGCCCCGCCGCCGCCGCCGGCCTGGCCGCGGGCGACGTCATCGTCACCATCAACGACGTCGACATCACCGGGCCCCAGCAGTACGCCAAAGTGGTGTCCGGGCTGGACAAGTCCCGTGCCGCCGCCTTGCTGGTGGTGCGCGGCGATCAATCTCAGTGGATAACCGTTACGCCCGGAAAATAA
- the lepA gene encoding translation elongation factor 4 produces MDHIRNFSIIAHIDHGKSTLADRLIHRCGGLADREMSTQVLDSMDIERERGITIKAQTAALSYKAKDGKTYALNLIDTPGHVDFSYEVSRSLSACEGALLVVDASQGVEAQTVANCYTAIELGVEVLPVLNKMDLPSADPEGARQEVEDVIGIDASDAILCSAKTGLGIDDILETIVAKVPAPVGDPAKPLQALIIDSWFDNYVGVVMLVRIVNGVLKPKDKILLMATGYTHLCEQIGVFTPKSVARSELSAGEVGFVIAGIKELEHAKVGDTITLAGKPAESALPGFKEVKPQVFAGLYPVESSEYDQLRDSLEKLKLNDSSLMFEPEVSQALGFGFRCGFLGLLHMEIVQERLEREFDMDIITTAPSVVYEVEQRDGSVAMIESPSRMPEVGNITEIREPIVTVTLFMPQEYVGPVMSLCMVKRGVQLNMTYHGRQVHLMYEMPLAEIVLDFFDKLKSVSRGYASMDYEFKEYRAADVVRVDLLINGDRVDALSMIVHRSNARYRGREVVSKMRGLIPRQMFDIAIQAAIGAEVVARENVKALRKNVLAKCYGGDISRKKKLLEKQKAGKKRMKQVGNVEIPQEAFLAILQVEDK; encoded by the coding sequence ATGGATCACATCCGCAACTTCTCCATCATTGCCCACATCGACCATGGCAAGTCCACGCTGGCCGATCGCCTGATTCATCGTTGCGGAGGGTTGGCCGATCGTGAAATGTCCACGCAAGTTCTTGATTCCATGGATATCGAGCGCGAAAGAGGCATCACCATCAAGGCCCAGACGGCCGCGCTCAGCTACAAGGCCAAAGACGGCAAGACCTATGCCCTGAACCTGATCGACACGCCCGGGCACGTCGACTTCTCGTACGAGGTCAGCCGCTCGCTGTCGGCCTGCGAAGGCGCGCTGCTGGTCGTGGACGCCTCGCAGGGCGTCGAGGCCCAGACGGTCGCCAACTGCTATACCGCCATCGAGCTGGGCGTCGAGGTGCTGCCCGTCCTGAACAAGATGGATCTGCCCTCGGCCGATCCGGAAGGGGCGCGCCAGGAAGTCGAGGACGTGATCGGCATCGACGCCTCGGACGCCATCCTGTGCAGCGCCAAGACGGGCCTGGGCATCGACGACATCCTGGAAACCATCGTGGCCAAGGTGCCCGCTCCGGTGGGCGATCCCGCCAAGCCGCTACAGGCCTTGATCATCGATTCGTGGTTCGACAACTACGTGGGCGTGGTCATGCTGGTGCGCATCGTAAACGGCGTGCTCAAGCCCAAGGACAAGATCCTGCTGATGGCCACCGGCTACACCCATCTGTGCGAGCAGATAGGCGTGTTCACCCCCAAGTCCGTGGCTCGTTCGGAGCTCTCGGCCGGCGAAGTGGGTTTCGTCATCGCCGGCATCAAGGAGCTCGAGCACGCCAAGGTGGGCGATACCATTACGCTCGCCGGCAAGCCGGCCGAATCGGCCCTGCCTGGCTTCAAAGAGGTCAAGCCGCAGGTGTTCGCGGGGCTGTATCCGGTGGAAAGCAGCGAATACGACCAGCTGCGCGATTCGCTCGAAAAGCTGAAGCTGAATGATTCCTCGCTGATGTTCGAACCCGAGGTCTCGCAAGCGCTGGGCTTCGGCTTTCGCTGCGGCTTCCTGGGCCTGCTGCACATGGAAATCGTGCAGGAGCGCCTGGAGCGCGAGTTCGACATGGACATCATCACCACGGCGCCGTCGGTGGTGTACGAGGTCGAGCAGCGCGACGGCTCGGTGGCCATGATAGAAAGCCCCTCGCGCATGCCCGAGGTCGGCAACATCACCGAAATACGCGAGCCCATCGTCACGGTAACCCTGTTCATGCCGCAGGAATACGTCGGGCCGGTCATGTCCCTGTGCATGGTCAAGCGCGGCGTGCAACTGAACATGACCTATCACGGGCGCCAGGTGCATCTCATGTACGAGATGCCGCTGGCCGAGATCGTCCTGGACTTCTTCGACAAGCTGAAGTCGGTTTCGCGCGGCTACGCCTCCATGGACTACGAGTTCAAGGAATACCGCGCGGCCGACGTGGTGCGTGTCGACCTGCTGATCAACGGCGACCGAGTCGATGCGCTGTCCATGATCGTCCACCGCTCCAACGCCCGCTACCGCGGGCGCGAGGTGGTGTCCAAGATGCGCGGCCTGATTCCCCGCCAGATGTTCGACATCGCCATACAGGCGGCCATAGGCGCCGAGGTCGTCGCCCGCGAGAACGTCAAGGCCTTGCGCAAGAACGTCCTGGCCAAGTGCTATGGGGGCGATATCTCGCGCAAGAAGAAGCTGCTTGAAAAGCAGAAGGCCGGCAAGAAGCGCATGAAGCAGGTCGGCAACGTGGAAATTCCTCAAGAGGCCTTCCTGGCCATCTTGCAGGTCGAGGATAAATAA
- the rarD gene encoding EamA family transporter RarD, producing MSSMKRGVALSVFSSCLFAAIYYYATILHPLSGEEIFAWRVVLALPALALLISRARGWEEVRTIHGRLRSEVRLGALLLVSAALIGVQLWLFVWAPLHGKALDVSMGYFLLPLVMVVVGRVAYKERLTRIQTVAVLVAALGVAHELFRVNSFSWATALVMFGYPPYFMLRRALKIGPLSTLWFDMLLIAPAAVFILYSQDISVLVQFTQAPRLLGLVPVLGLISSAALILYMSASRMLPLGLFGLLGYVEPVLLFWVAYLFLDEGIDPSAWLTYIPIWFAVALMAAEGARKWQREGR from the coding sequence ATGTCCAGCATGAAGCGGGGCGTGGCCCTGTCGGTATTTTCGTCCTGCCTTTTCGCCGCCATTTATTACTACGCGACGATACTGCATCCGCTCAGCGGCGAGGAGATCTTCGCCTGGCGGGTGGTGCTGGCTTTGCCGGCTCTGGCGCTGCTGATTTCCCGCGCCCGGGGCTGGGAGGAAGTCAGGACCATCCATGGAAGATTGCGCAGCGAAGTACGCCTGGGCGCGCTGCTGCTGGTCAGCGCCGCGCTGATCGGCGTGCAACTGTGGCTGTTCGTTTGGGCGCCGCTGCATGGGAAGGCTTTGGACGTCTCCATGGGGTATTTCCTGTTGCCGCTGGTCATGGTGGTGGTGGGACGCGTTGCCTATAAGGAAAGACTCACCCGCATCCAGACTGTGGCGGTCCTGGTGGCGGCGTTGGGCGTCGCGCATGAATTGTTCCGGGTCAATTCGTTTTCGTGGGCGACGGCGCTGGTGATGTTCGGCTATCCGCCTTATTTCATGCTGCGCCGCGCCCTGAAAATAGGCCCGCTTAGCACCTTGTGGTTCGATATGCTACTGATCGCGCCGGCCGCCGTGTTCATCCTGTACAGCCAGGATATCAGCGTGCTGGTCCAGTTTACCCAGGCGCCCAGACTATTGGGGCTGGTGCCTGTGCTGGGCCTGATCAGTTCGGCTGCCCTGATACTCTATATGTCGGCCAGCCGCATGCTGCCACTGGGCCTGTTCGGGTTGCTGGGCTATGTGGAACCCGTCTTGCTGTTCTGGGTGGCCTACCTGTTCCTGGACGAGGGCATAGATCCGTCCGCCTGGCTGACCTATATACCGATCTGGTTCGCCGTTGCCTTGATGGCGGCGGAAGGTGCGCGCAAGTGGCAGCGGGAAGGCCGCTGA
- the era gene encoding GTPase Era encodes MTNPFRCGFVAIVGRPNVGKSTLANALIGSKISIVSRKAQTTRHRIHGVLTREHEQFVFVDTPGFQTRHGGAMNRMMNRVVTQALADVDVVVHVVEAGKWSAGDAQLLPLLPKSGNTILVVNKVDALKSKNDMFAYVSKIMAQFPYSAVVPVSALRGVQLDNLLAEISARLPEGEPMFEEDTLTDRPMRFIVAELIREKIFRLVGDELPYGCTVVIEQWEENDEGARVAACVVVERETHRPILLGAGGAHMKRIASEARQDMVKLLDKPVFLDVYIKVRKGWSDRESALRELGYE; translated from the coding sequence ATGACAAACCCCTTCCGTTGCGGCTTTGTCGCCATCGTCGGCCGCCCCAATGTGGGCAAGTCCACCCTGGCCAATGCGCTGATAGGCAGCAAGATATCCATTGTTTCGCGCAAGGCCCAGACCACGCGGCACCGCATACATGGCGTGCTGACGCGCGAGCACGAGCAATTCGTCTTCGTCGATACGCCTGGGTTCCAGACCCGCCATGGCGGAGCCATGAACCGCATGATGAATCGCGTGGTCACCCAGGCGCTGGCCGACGTCGACGTGGTGGTCCATGTGGTCGAGGCGGGCAAGTGGTCGGCGGGCGACGCGCAATTGCTGCCGCTGCTGCCGAAATCCGGCAACACCATATTGGTGGTGAACAAGGTCGATGCCTTGAAAAGCAAGAACGACATGTTCGCCTACGTCAGCAAGATCATGGCGCAGTTTCCCTATTCGGCGGTGGTGCCGGTCAGCGCCCTGCGCGGCGTGCAGCTGGACAACCTGCTGGCCGAGATCAGCGCGCGCCTGCCCGAAGGCGAGCCCATGTTCGAGGAAGACACCCTGACCGACCGGCCCATGCGCTTTATCGTGGCCGAGCTCATACGCGAGAAGATATTCCGCCTGGTCGGCGACGAACTGCCTTATGGCTGCACGGTGGTCATCGAGCAATGGGAAGAAAACGATGAAGGCGCCCGGGTGGCGGCCTGCGTGGTGGTCGAGCGCGAAACGCACCGGCCCATCCTGCTGGGCGCGGGCGGCGCGCACATGAAGCGCATCGCGTCCGAGGCTCGCCAGGACATGGTCAAGCTGCTGGACAAGCCGGTGTTCCTGGACGTCTACATCAAGGTGCGCAAGGGCTGGTCCGACCGCGAGAGTGCCTTGCGCGAACTGGGATATGAGTAA
- a CDS encoding leucyl aminopeptidase, with protein MEFSTQTTASLHQIKTPALAVGVFADGMLSPAADVIDRASDGALREALKTEFKGKPNTHLVLRKLPGVSATRIILIGLGKQDSYNAAAHAAGELAFANYCVNANLAEGVSALAAIECTDASLRARARAAAVAAGRATYRYSATLSKKQDDAPKLRKITVWIARTQATEAQNGLREGRAIANGMNLTRLLGDLPPNVCTPTYLGGTAKKLAKEFKSLKAEVLDRKQIEALKMGSFLSVARGSYEAPAFIVLKHAAAGGKASAKNRKAPIVLIGKGITFDAGGISLKPAANMDEMKYDMCGAASVLGTLRAVAELELDRDVIGLIPACENLPSGRANKPGDVVTSMSGQTIEILNTDAEGRLVLCDALTYAERFKPAAVIDIATLTGACVVALGHVNTGLFSKDDALADSLLRAGREANDTAWRMPLNDAYQEQLRSNFADIANIGGPPAGAVTAACFLSRFTAAYPWAHLDIAGTAWRSGKDKGASGRPVPLLVQYLLGQA; from the coding sequence ATGGAATTTAGCACACAGACCACTGCTTCCTTGCATCAAATCAAGACGCCGGCCCTGGCTGTAGGCGTTTTCGCCGACGGCATGCTGAGCCCGGCCGCCGACGTGATCGACCGCGCCAGCGACGGCGCCCTGCGCGAAGCACTGAAAACCGAATTCAAGGGCAAGCCCAACACCCATCTGGTTTTAAGAAAGCTGCCCGGCGTATCCGCCACGCGCATCATTTTAATCGGCCTGGGCAAACAAGACAGCTACAACGCCGCCGCCCACGCCGCCGGCGAACTCGCCTTTGCCAACTACTGCGTCAATGCGAACCTGGCCGAAGGCGTGTCCGCCCTGGCCGCCATCGAATGCACCGACGCCAGCCTGCGAGCCCGCGCACGGGCCGCCGCGGTTGCCGCCGGGCGCGCCACCTACCGCTACAGCGCCACCCTGAGCAAGAAGCAGGACGACGCCCCCAAGCTCAGGAAGATCACGGTGTGGATCGCACGCACCCAGGCCACCGAGGCGCAGAACGGCCTGCGTGAAGGCCGGGCCATTGCCAACGGCATGAATCTGACCCGCCTGCTGGGCGACCTGCCTCCCAATGTGTGCACGCCCACCTATCTTGGCGGCACCGCGAAAAAGCTTGCCAAGGAATTCAAGAGCCTGAAGGCCGAAGTCCTGGATCGCAAGCAGATCGAAGCCCTGAAAATGGGTTCCTTCCTGTCCGTGGCGCGCGGTTCGTACGAAGCGCCCGCCTTCATCGTCCTCAAGCACGCCGCCGCCGGCGGCAAGGCATCCGCGAAGAACCGCAAGGCCCCCATCGTCCTGATCGGCAAGGGCATCACCTTCGACGCCGGCGGCATTTCGCTCAAGCCCGCCGCCAACATGGATGAAATGAAGTACGACATGTGCGGCGCCGCCAGCGTGCTGGGCACCTTGCGTGCCGTGGCCGAACTGGAACTGGACCGCGACGTCATCGGCCTGATCCCCGCTTGCGAGAACCTGCCCAGCGGCCGCGCCAACAAGCCGGGCGACGTCGTGACGAGCATGTCGGGGCAAACCATCGAGATCCTCAACACCGATGCCGAGGGCCGTCTGGTGCTTTGCGACGCCCTGACCTACGCCGAGCGCTTCAAGCCGGCGGCTGTCATCGACATCGCCACCCTGACCGGCGCCTGCGTCGTCGCCCTGGGCCACGTCAACACCGGGCTGTTCAGCAAGGACGACGCACTGGCCGACAGCCTCTTGCGGGCCGGCCGCGAGGCCAACGACACCGCCTGGCGCATGCCGCTGAACGACGCCTACCAGGAACAGCTGCGCTCCAACTTTGCCGACATCGCCAATATCGGAGGCCCTCCGGCCGGCGCCGTAACCGCCGCCTGCTTCCTGTCACGGTTTACGGCTGCCTATCCGTGGGCCCACCTGGACATCGCCGGCACGGCATGGCGCAGCGGCAAGGACAAGGGCGCTTCCGGACGGCCTGTCCCCCTGCTGGTGCAATATCTTCTTGGCCAGGCCTGA
- the recO gene encoding DNA repair protein RecO, with product MSKRAQRVQDAAGYLLHAAPWRETSLIVQVFTRDHGVVALVAKGAKRPYSVLRPVLSAFQPLVLSWSGAGEVKTLTRAESAGIRPLSGRSYMSAWYMNELLLRLLPREDPHDVLYDAYDAALRQLASQQPAASALRRFEWVLLNETGYGLGDDPPDFDDPRQEPGLRASLRDRLNELLGRPLLTRKVLMELQRY from the coding sequence ATGAGTAAGCGGGCGCAACGCGTTCAGGATGCCGCGGGTTATTTGCTGCATGCCGCCCCATGGCGGGAAACCTCGCTCATCGTCCAGGTGTTTACACGGGATCACGGCGTCGTGGCGCTGGTGGCCAAGGGGGCCAAGCGGCCGTATTCAGTCCTGCGCCCGGTGCTGTCCGCGTTCCAGCCCCTGGTCCTGTCCTGGAGCGGGGCGGGCGAAGTCAAGACCCTGACGCGGGCCGAGTCCGCGGGCATACGGCCGCTGAGCGGCCGTTCCTACATGTCGGCCTGGTACATGAACGAATTGTTGCTGCGCCTGCTGCCGCGCGAAGATCCCCACGACGTCCTGTACGATGCCTACGACGCGGCCCTGCGGCAGCTGGCCAGCCAGCAGCCCGCCGCCAGCGCCTTGAGGCGCTTCGAATGGGTGCTGCTGAACGAGACCGGCTACGGACTGGGCGACGATCCACCCGACTTCGACGATCCGCGGCAGGAGCCTGGGCTGCGCGCATCGCTGCGCGACCGCCTGAACGAATTGCTGGGCCGGCCCCTGCTGACCCGCAAGGTCTTGATGGAGCTGCAGCGATATTGA